The following proteins come from a genomic window of Micromonas commoda chromosome 2, complete sequence:
- a CDS encoding predicted protein, translating to MAVKDTLLLVLKIVPLALYLRAAACKYSVPILGCDGELCPVAIGKKGDCVPTANTAEQLAWCEHAWTPWANGLMSSAGIDYRFKCSAGDGHEFAKIIGAIEVWGYVLLWAAPQMGAFILTALMTGAVHFHLTFLKDKPEALVVQFALLAASCAVMMLSADAKAKKVKKA from the exons Atg gCTGTCAAGGACacgctcctcctcgttctcAAGATCGTTCCCCTCGCGCTCtacctgcgcgcggcggcgtgcaagTACTCCGTCCCCATCCTCGGCTGCGACGGCGAACTCTGccccgtcgccatcggcaAGAAGGGCGACTGCGTCCCCACCGCCAACACCGCTGAGCAGTTGGCGTGGTGCGAGCACGCCTGGACGCCGTGGGCCAACGGCCTGATGTCCTCCGCGGGTATCGACTACCGCTTCAAGTgcagcgcgggcgacggtCACGAGTTCGCCAAGATCATCGGCGCCATCGAGGTCTGGGGATACGTCCTCCTCTGGGCAGCGCCCCAGATGGGCGCGTTCATCCTCACCGCGCTCATGACGGGCGCCGTTCACTTCCACCTCACGTTCCTCAAGGACAAGCCCGAGGCGCTGGTGGTGCAgttcgcgctcctcgcggcgtcgtgcgcggtcATGATgctctccgcggacgccaaggccaagaaggTAAAGAAGGCGTGA